The following proteins come from a genomic window of Bacteroidota bacterium:
- a CDS encoding ROK family protein — MEILGIDIGGTGIKGAPVNTSTGELLEERFRIPTPQPATPDAVVGVVNEIAKHFSWKGAIGCTFPARIKRGIARTAANVDRSWLGTNVENLIEKETGCPTVVLNDADAAGVAEMAFGAGRDRDDMVLLLTFGTGIGSALFMDQKLVPNTEFGHIEMHNGPAEHYAADSARKKNDLKWGEWALRVQEYLDRIEFLLAPDLIIIGGGVSKPTKKTKYFGDLRTDADLVTAQLQNNAGIIGGAYRAGQLLVTSH; from the coding sequence GTGGAAATATTAGGCATTGACATTGGTGGCACAGGAATAAAGGGCGCCCCCGTAAATACATCAACCGGCGAACTTCTTGAAGAACGGTTTCGCATTCCCACACCCCAGCCGGCCACACCCGACGCTGTGGTGGGTGTCGTTAACGAAATTGCCAAGCATTTCTCCTGGAAAGGTGCTATCGGTTGTACCTTCCCTGCCCGCATCAAGCGCGGCATCGCCCGCACAGCGGCTAATGTAGACCGGTCCTGGTTGGGCACAAACGTGGAAAACCTGATTGAAAAAGAAACAGGCTGCCCTACTGTTGTACTGAATGATGCAGACGCGGCCGGCGTGGCTGAAATGGCCTTTGGCGCCGGCAGAGACCGCGACGACATGGTGCTCCTGCTCACCTTTGGCACCGGCATAGGAAGCGCTTTGTTCATGGATCAGAAACTGGTGCCCAATACCGAATTTGGCCACATCGAGATGCACAACGGGCCGGCTGAGCACTATGCTGCTGACAGTGCGCGAAAGAAAAACGACTTAAAGTGGGGTGAGTGGGCGCTGCGCGTACAGGAATACCTCGACCGCATCGAATTCCTCCTCGCCCCAGATCTCATCATCATTGGCGGTGGCGTAAGCAAGCCCACAAAAAAGACCAAGTACTTCGGCGACCTCCGCACGGACGCTGACCTGGTAACCGCACAACTCCAAAACAACGCCGGCATCATCGGCGGCGCCTACCGGGCAGGGCAACTGCTAGTGACAAGTCACTAG